One part of the Glycine soja cultivar W05 chromosome 11, ASM419377v2, whole genome shotgun sequence genome encodes these proteins:
- the LOC114372902 gene encoding cysteine-rich receptor-like protein kinase 2 encodes MILQPIIKLLALTLIWWSSVNVEYAVAATRDTRVINSGCSPINATNTGSFFANVNETFSELRGEIRNQSRHFGTSLKSKGDVNTYTMFQCRNYLSRNDCLACINTASTQIRDICKIANGARVIYNDCFLRYESERFYQQTNEIGGGVTCGNKSTNATGFRAVGQQALLDLQKATPKIKGFYAATKTQVAGGSANIYAIAQCVETASQQKCLDCMQVGYNNLQSCLPSTDGSAYDAGCFMRFSTTPFFADNQTINIRPYLKEGGSSKKWAIIGGVVGGVVLLLVLFACRLFTKQKRVPKADILGATELRGPVNYKYTDLKAATKNFSVENKLGEGGFGAVYKGTLKNGKVVAVKKLVLGKSSKMEDDFEGEVKLISNVHHRNLVRLLGCCSKGQERILVYEYMANSSLDKFLFGDKKGSLNWKQRYDIILGTARGLAYLHEEFHVSIIHRDIKTGNILLDDDLQPKIADFGLARLLPRDRSHLSTKFAGTLGYTAPEYAMQGQLSEKADTYSYGIVVLEIISGQKSTNVKIDDEGREYLLQRAWKLYERGMQLELVDKDIDPNEYDAEEVKKIIEIALLCTQASAATRPTMSELVVLLKSKSLVEQLRPTMPVFVEAKMMNGEGISDNPSNATLSISVLSAR; translated from the exons ATGATACTGCAGCCAATTATTAAGCTCCTGGCCTTAACTTTGATATGGTGGAGCAGTGTTAATGTTGAATATGCAGTTGCAGCGACCCGCGACACACGTGTAATAAACTCTGGGTGTAGCCCAATCAACGCTACCAACACGGGTAGCTTCTTTGCGAATGTCAATGAGACATTCTCAGAGCTGAGAGGAGAAATAAGGAACCAGAGCAGGCACTTTGGCACATCATTGAAATCCAAAGGAGATGTCAATACATATACTATGTTTCAATGCAGAAATTATCTCTCCAGAAATGACTGTCTTGCTTGCATCAACACTGCTTCCACCCAAATCCGGGATATATGCAAAATAGCGAACGGTGCCAGAGTCATCTACAATGACTGCTTCCTCAG GTATGAGAGTGAGAGGTTCTACCAACAGACCAACGAAATCGGTGGTGGGGTAACATGTGGGAACAAGAGCACAAATGCCACAGGTTTTAGAGCAGTTGGACAACAAGCACTACTGGACCTTCAAAAAGCAACACCTAAAATTAAAGGTTTCTATGCAGCTACTAAGACACAGGTGGCTGGTGGTAGTGCAAATATTTATGCCATTGCACAGTGTGTTGAAACTGCCTCCCAACAGAAATGTCTGGATTGCATGCAAGTTGGATACAACAACTTACAAAGTTGCCTTCCCAGCACAGATGGTTCAGCATATGATGCTGGCTGTTTCATGAGATTCTCCACCACACCTTTCTTTGCTGATAATCAGACCATTAATATCAGACCCTATTTAAAAGAAG GAGGTTCAAGCAAGAAGTGGGCCATTATAGGTGGTGTCGTAGGAGGTGTTGTTCTCCTCCTTGTGTTGTTTGCCTGTAGAttgtttacaaaacaaaagagggTTCCCAAAG CTGACATATTGGGAGCAACTGAGTTGAGAGGTCCGGTTAACTACAAGTATACAGATTTGAAAGCtgcaacaaaaaatttcagtgTTGAAAATAAACTTGGAGAAGGAGGATTTGGTGCTGTATACAAG GGTACTCTGAAAAATGGAAAAGTTGTGGCCGTCAAGAAACTAGTGTTGGGAAAATCAAGCAAGATGGAGGATGATTTTGAAGGTGAAGTGAAGCTTATAAGTAATGTTCATCATAGGAATCTCGTTAGACTTCTTGGTTGTTGCAGCAAAGGCCAAGAGAGAATCCTAGTTTATGAATACATGGCAAATAGCAGCCTTGACAAATTCTTATTTG gtgacaaaaagggttccCTCAATTGGAAACAACGCTATGATATAATTTTGGGAACCGCAAGGGGTCTAGCGTATCTACATGAAGAGTTTCATGTATCCATCATTCATAGAGATATAAAGACCGGTAATATCCTTCTAGATGATGATCTCCAGCCCAAAATTGCTGATTTTGGGTTGGCAAGGCTTTTGCCAAGGGATCGTTCTCACCTTAGCACAAAATTTGCTGGAACATT GGGATACACAGCACCTGAGTATGCAATGCAAGGCCAATTGTCAGAGAAGGCTGATACCTACAGTTATGGTATTGTGGTCCTAGAAATCATAAGTGGTCAAAAGAGTACCAATGTTAAGATTGATGATGAGGGTCGTGAGTACCTTCTTCAACGA GCATGGAAACTGTACGAGAGAGGCATGCAATTGGAGCTTGTGGACAAGGACATAGACCCTAATGAATATGATGCTGAAGAAGTGAAGAAAATCATAGAAATTGCTTTATTGTGCACTCAAGCATCTGCTGCAACAAGGCCAACAATGTCAGAATTAGTAGTGCTACTCAAAAGCAAGAGCTTAGTGGAGCAACTGCGACCAACTATGCCTGTGTTTGTCGAAGCGAAAATGATGAATGGGGAAGGTATCTCTGATAATCCATCTAATGCCACTCTCTCCATTTCTGTTCTATCGGCCCGATGA
- the LOC114372903 gene encoding uncharacterized protein LOC114372903 — protein MDHRFSEGSNIILDCFSCLDPKNSFSKFDVDKLARLADIYHADFSDDDRGTIRDQLETYVLQVRRNASFSTCEDVQSLAMKMVQTEKHLVFPLVYKLIELALILPVSTASVERAFSAMKIIKSKLRNKINDVWFNDLMVCYTEREIFKSLDDIDIIRTFTAKKSRKGHLPRNFI, from the coding sequence ATGGATCACCGCTTTAGTGAAGGAAGTAACATTATACTTGATTGCTTCTCATGTCTTGACCCCAAGAACTCTTTCTCCAAGTTTGATGTTGATAAGCTTGCTCGTCTTGCTGATATTTATCATGCAGACTTTTCTGATGATGACCGAGGAACAATTAGGGATCAACTTGAAACTTATGTGCTTCAAGTGAGAAGAAATGCTTCTTTTTCCACTTGTGAAGATGTTCAAAGTTTGGCTATGAAGATGGTTCAAACTGAGAAACATTTGGTATTTCCATTGGTTTATAAACTTATTGAGCTAGCTTTGATATTGCCGGTGTCGACAGCATCCGTTGAAAGAGCTTTTTCAGCAATGAAGATTATCAAGTCTAAATTGCGCAATAAGATCAACGATGTGTGGTTCAATGACTTGATGGTATGTTACACCGAGCGGGAGATATTCAAGTCActtgatgatattgatattattCGAACATTTACCGCAAAGAAGTCTCGGAAAGGACACTTGCCtcgtaattttatttaa